From a region of the Streptomyces sp. NBC_01454 genome:
- a CDS encoding DUF3090 domain-containing protein yields MSRQVFFYDAPDRFVAGTVGLPGRRSFYLQATAAGRTTSVALEKTQVAALAERIDELLDEVVRRSGGNAPVPAVSPAELADAAPLETPVEEEFRVGTMALAWDGEDERMIVEAQALVELDADDDEELADAEERLLQDDENGPPMLRVRLTGTMARAFAKRALEVVNAGRPPCPLCSLPLDPEGHVCPRQNGYRRDA; encoded by the coding sequence TTGTCCCGTCAGGTGTTCTTCTACGACGCGCCGGACCGCTTCGTGGCCGGTACGGTCGGGCTGCCTGGCCGCCGTAGCTTCTACCTCCAGGCCACCGCGGCCGGCCGCACCACCAGCGTCGCCCTGGAGAAGACCCAGGTCGCAGCCCTCGCCGAGCGGATCGACGAGCTGCTGGACGAGGTCGTACGGCGCAGCGGCGGCAATGCGCCGGTGCCCGCGGTCTCGCCCGCCGAGCTGGCCGACGCCGCCCCGCTGGAGACCCCGGTCGAGGAGGAATTCCGGGTCGGCACGATGGCGCTGGCCTGGGACGGCGAGGACGAGCGGATGATCGTCGAGGCACAGGCCCTGGTCGAGCTGGACGCGGACGATGACGAGGAGCTCGCCGACGCCGAGGAGCGGCTGCTCCAGGACGACGAGAACGGTCCGCCGATGCTGCGGGTACGCCTCACCGGAACCATGGCCAGGGCCTTCGCCAAGCGGGCGCTGGAGGTCGTCAACGCCGGCCGCCCGCCATGCCCGCTGTGCAGCCTGCCGCTCGACCCGGAGGGACACGTATGCCCGCGCCAGAACGGATACCGGCGGGACGCCTGA
- a CDS encoding SCO1664 family protein encodes MPAPERIPAGRLSAMEPAARPAAPVPGPADPQSPSRARPAAPPAAPDPRDVLLAEGELTVRGRIQEASNAVLYCTVAYDGTGAACVYKPVAGERPLWDFPDGTLAQREVAAYEVSRACGWDLIPPTVLREGPYGTGMVQEWIDPPESGDAVPELLALVEDEEPGPGWKAVGLAQTGEGGTALLVHADDPRLRRLAVLDAVINNGDRKGGHLLPGAGGEFFAIDHGVSFHAEDKLRTLLWGWAGEPLTEEALAVLGDLRTSLEDGGPLAARLAELITDHETEALRARVARLLHSGRHPEPSGEWPAIPWPPV; translated from the coding sequence ATGCCCGCGCCAGAACGGATACCGGCGGGACGCCTGAGCGCCATGGAGCCCGCCGCCCGCCCGGCCGCGCCGGTGCCCGGTCCCGCCGATCCGCAGTCCCCGTCAAGGGCACGACCGGCCGCGCCGCCCGCCGCCCCGGACCCCCGCGACGTCCTCCTCGCCGAGGGGGAGCTGACGGTGCGCGGCCGCATCCAGGAGGCGTCCAACGCCGTGCTCTACTGCACGGTCGCGTACGACGGGACCGGCGCCGCCTGTGTCTACAAGCCGGTCGCCGGCGAGCGCCCGCTATGGGACTTCCCCGACGGCACCCTCGCCCAGCGTGAGGTGGCCGCGTACGAGGTCTCCCGGGCCTGCGGCTGGGATCTGATCCCGCCGACGGTGCTGCGGGAGGGGCCGTACGGCACCGGCATGGTCCAGGAGTGGATCGATCCGCCGGAGAGCGGCGACGCGGTGCCCGAGCTGCTGGCCCTGGTCGAGGACGAGGAGCCGGGGCCGGGGTGGAAGGCGGTCGGCCTCGCGCAGACCGGCGAGGGCGGTACGGCGCTGCTGGTGCACGCCGATGACCCGCGGCTGCGGCGGCTCGCGGTGCTCGACGCGGTGATCAACAACGGTGACCGCAAGGGCGGTCATCTGCTGCCCGGCGCCGGCGGGGAGTTCTTCGCCATCGATCACGGCGTGAGCTTCCACGCCGAGGACAAGCTGCGCACGCTGCTGTGGGGGTGGGCGGGGGAGCCGCTGACCGAGGAGGCGCTCGCGGTCCTCGGGGACCTGCGTACGTCGCTGGAGGACGGCGGTCCGCTCGCCGCCCGACTGGCCGAACTGATCACGGACCACGAGACCGAGGCGCTGCGGGCGCGGGTGGCCCGGCTGCTGCACAGCGGCCGGCACCCGGAGCCGAGCGGCGAGTGGCCCGCCATCCCCTGGCCGCCCGTCTGA
- the mshC gene encoding cysteine--1-D-myo-inosityl 2-amino-2-deoxy-alpha-D-glucopyranoside ligase — MHAWPASEVPALPGQGRDLRIHDTATGGRVTLAPGPVARIYVCGITPYDATHMGHAATYNAFDLVQRVWLDTKRQVHYVQNVTDVDDPLLERAVATGDDWTALAERETALFREDMTALRMLPPRHYIGAVESIPGIVPLVERLREAGAAYELDGDIYFSVESDPHFGEVSRLDAEAMRLLSAERGGDPEREGKKNPLDPMLWMAARDGEPSWDGGSLGRGRPGWHIECVAIALDHLGMGFDVQGGGSDLAFPHHEMGASHAQTLTGEHPFAKAYVHAGMVGLNGEKMSKSKGNLVFVSTVRRDGTDPAAIRLALLAHHYRADWEWTDAVLEQAGERLARWRAAVSRPDGPSADALVEEIRTALADDLDSPAALAAVDRWAAAQQDGGGTDEGAPGLASRAVDALLGVAL; from the coding sequence ATGCATGCATGGCCCGCTTCTGAGGTCCCCGCCCTGCCCGGCCAGGGCCGCGACCTGAGGATCCACGACACCGCGACCGGCGGACGGGTGACCCTCGCCCCCGGTCCCGTCGCCCGTATCTATGTCTGCGGCATCACGCCGTACGACGCCACCCACATGGGGCACGCGGCGACCTACAACGCGTTCGACCTGGTTCAGCGCGTGTGGCTCGACACGAAGCGCCAGGTGCACTACGTGCAGAACGTCACCGATGTCGACGACCCGCTGCTGGAGCGGGCCGTGGCCACCGGCGACGACTGGACGGCGCTCGCCGAGCGCGAGACCGCCCTCTTCCGCGAGGACATGACGGCCCTGCGGATGCTGCCGCCCCGCCACTACATCGGCGCGGTCGAGTCGATACCCGGCATCGTCCCCCTGGTGGAGCGGCTGCGCGAGGCCGGCGCCGCCTACGAGCTGGACGGCGACATCTACTTCTCCGTCGAGTCCGACCCGCACTTCGGCGAGGTCTCCCGGCTGGATGCCGAGGCGATGCGGCTGCTGTCCGCCGAGCGCGGCGGCGACCCGGAGCGCGAAGGCAAGAAGAACCCGCTCGACCCGATGCTGTGGATGGCGGCCCGGGACGGCGAGCCGAGCTGGGACGGCGGCTCGCTGGGCCGCGGCCGGCCCGGCTGGCACATCGAGTGTGTCGCCATCGCGCTGGACCACCTCGGCATGGGCTTCGACGTCCAGGGCGGCGGCTCCGATCTCGCCTTCCCGCACCACGAGATGGGCGCCTCGCACGCCCAGACGCTCACCGGTGAGCACCCGTTCGCCAAGGCGTATGTGCATGCCGGGATGGTGGGCCTGAACGGCGAGAAGATGTCCAAGTCCAAGGGCAACCTCGTCTTCGTCTCGACGGTGCGGCGCGACGGCACCGACCCCGCCGCGATCCGGCTGGCGCTGCTCGCCCACCACTACCGCGCCGACTGGGAGTGGACCGACGCCGTGCTGGAACAGGCCGGGGAGCGGCTGGCGCGCTGGCGTGCCGCCGTCTCCCGTCCCGACGGCCCGTCCGCCGACGCCCTTGTCGAGGAGATCCGTACGGCGCTCGCCGACGACCTGGACTCCCCGGCGGCGCTGGCGGCCGTGGACCGCTGGGCCGCGGCCCAGCAGGACGGCGGCGGCACCGACGAGGGAGCCCCCGGGCTCGCCTCCCGCGCGGTCGACGCACTCCTCGGCGTGGCCCTGTAA
- a CDS encoding NPCBM/NEW2 domain-containing protein has translation MRTPTGLRAAVVAALLGLAMTVAGPAGSVRADAGAPAQTVGDITGFAADGPVYHLHAGRAEARVSFVTPRTFRLELAPDGTFSDPTGKDIVLPQGAPPPTHWRDAGDAYELSTSQVTLRAFKAPLRFELRRADGSLVWSESKGLSWDDKTTTQTLARGADEQFYGAGMQNGRGNTSHRGHTTEVGVDYHWDDGGHPNSVPFYLSSAGYGVFRNTYAPNTYAFHDPVTTSARERRFDAYYFAGPSAKDVIGQYTSLTGKPFLPPLYGLEIGDSDCYLHNANRGERHTLDALKVADGYTENDLPNGWMLVNDGYGCGYEHLAETAQGLGARKMKLGLWTEDGIAKLGDQVKAGQRIAKLDVAWVGDGYKFALDGCKDAYRGIEDNSDARGFTWAPESWSGAQRCGVQWSGDQSGSWDYIRWQIPTYAGATMSGLAYTTGDVDGIFGGSPKTYARDLQWKSFLPAMMTMDGWAAHDKQPYRQGEPYTSVNRKYLKLKESLLPYMYSHAAEATRTGVGPVRPLWLEYPGDPKAGTDAAKYEFLSGRDFLVAPVYRDTDTRDGIYLPKGTWTDYWSGRVYRGPTTVNGYSAPLDTLPLFVRAGAAVPMWPGIRSYQDRTAHSPLAWDVYPQGRSSFTLYEDDGVTRAHRRGGSATQRVRVAAPRSGGGDVRIEVGALRGAYHGMQTSRPYRFTVHTGDAPRAVELAGRPLPHLRSARAFRAADEGWRYDPADRAGVVQIKTAVRTTGRAFALTLKGASAVGGRTPGAAAVVDTPGGQEVTKGAPTAVRTAVTAGTRDARDVSVTLSAPRGWTASAPVHQRRIAAGTTLHETQTLTAPQDAVSADPVTVTATVRYRAAGAWRTAVHRFEVRAVPRAPAGDTWASDLEWLSATNGYGPAERDRSNGESGAADGAPLTLAGKTYAKGIGAHADSDLEFFTGGRCSSVTADVGVDDEIADYGEVAFSVEADGKVLWTSPKLTGTSAPVAVDVPLGGARHVRLKVTDTDGKKSGDHGDWAGARFHCAR, from the coding sequence ATGAGGACACCAACAGGACTGCGGGCCGCGGTCGTTGCCGCGCTGCTCGGGCTCGCGATGACCGTCGCGGGGCCGGCGGGCAGCGTACGGGCCGACGCCGGGGCGCCCGCACAGACCGTCGGCGACATCACCGGCTTCGCGGCGGACGGGCCCGTCTACCATCTGCACGCGGGCCGCGCCGAGGCCCGCGTCAGCTTCGTCACCCCGCGCACCTTCCGTCTCGAACTCGCCCCCGACGGCACCTTCTCCGACCCCACCGGCAAGGACATTGTGCTGCCCCAGGGCGCACCGCCCCCCACCCACTGGCGGGACGCCGGCGACGCCTATGAACTCAGCACCTCCCAGGTCACCCTGCGGGCCTTCAAGGCGCCGCTGCGCTTCGAGCTGCGGCGGGCCGACGGCTCGCTGGTGTGGTCCGAGTCGAAGGGGCTGAGCTGGGACGACAAGACCACCACCCAGACCCTCGCGCGCGGCGCCGACGAGCAGTTCTACGGCGCCGGCATGCAGAACGGCCGCGGCAACACCTCCCACCGCGGCCACACCACCGAGGTCGGGGTGGACTACCACTGGGACGACGGCGGACACCCGAACTCCGTCCCGTTCTACCTCTCCTCCGCCGGCTACGGCGTCTTCCGCAACACCTACGCGCCCAACACCTATGCCTTCCACGACCCGGTGACGACGAGCGCGCGGGAACGGCGCTTCGACGCCTACTACTTCGCCGGGCCGAGCGCCAAGGACGTCATCGGCCAGTACACCTCGCTGACCGGAAAGCCCTTTCTGCCACCGCTGTACGGCCTGGAGATCGGCGATTCGGACTGCTATCTGCACAATGCGAACCGCGGCGAGCGGCACACCCTCGACGCGCTGAAGGTCGCCGACGGCTATACGGAGAACGACCTGCCCAACGGCTGGATGCTGGTCAACGACGGCTACGGCTGCGGCTATGAGCACCTCGCCGAGACCGCACAGGGCCTCGGCGCACGGAAGATGAAACTCGGGCTGTGGACCGAGGACGGTATCGCCAAACTCGGCGACCAGGTCAAGGCGGGCCAGCGGATCGCGAAACTCGATGTCGCCTGGGTCGGCGACGGCTACAAATTCGCCCTGGACGGCTGCAAGGACGCCTACCGGGGCATCGAGGACAACAGCGATGCGCGGGGCTTCACCTGGGCCCCGGAGAGCTGGTCGGGAGCCCAGCGCTGCGGCGTCCAGTGGTCCGGCGACCAGAGCGGCAGCTGGGACTACATCCGCTGGCAGATTCCCACCTATGCCGGCGCCACCATGTCCGGACTCGCCTACACGACCGGTGACGTGGACGGCATCTTCGGCGGCAGCCCCAAGACGTACGCCCGCGATCTGCAGTGGAAGTCCTTTCTCCCGGCGATGATGACGATGGACGGCTGGGCGGCCCATGACAAACAGCCCTACCGCCAGGGCGAGCCCTATACCTCCGTCAACCGGAAGTACCTGAAGCTCAAGGAGTCGCTGCTGCCCTACATGTATTCCCACGCGGCGGAGGCGACCCGTACCGGCGTCGGTCCGGTACGTCCGCTGTGGCTCGAATACCCCGGTGACCCGAAAGCCGGCACCGACGCGGCGAAGTACGAATTCCTCTCCGGGCGGGATTTCCTCGTCGCGCCCGTCTACCGGGACACCGACACCCGCGACGGCATCTATCTGCCGAAGGGCACCTGGACCGACTACTGGTCCGGCCGCGTCTACCGGGGCCCGACGACCGTCAACGGCTACAGCGCCCCGCTGGACACCCTGCCGCTGTTCGTCAGGGCCGGTGCTGCCGTCCCCATGTGGCCCGGCATCAGGTCGTACCAGGACCGCACGGCACACTCGCCGCTCGCCTGGGACGTCTATCCGCAGGGCCGTTCCTCCTTCACGCTCTACGAGGACGACGGTGTCACCCGCGCGCACCGGCGGGGCGGCAGCGCCACCCAGCGGGTGCGGGTGGCGGCGCCGCGCTCCGGCGGCGGCGATGTCCGGATCGAGGTGGGCGCCCTGCGGGGCGCGTACCACGGCATGCAGACGTCCCGGCCCTACCGATTCACCGTGCACACCGGGGACGCGCCGCGCGCCGTCGAACTGGCCGGGCGGCCGCTGCCACACCTGCGCTCCGCACGGGCGTTCCGGGCGGCCGACGAGGGCTGGCGCTACGACCCCGCGGACCGCGCGGGCGTCGTACAGATCAAGACCGCCGTGCGCACCACCGGCCGTGCCTTCGCCCTGACGCTGAAGGGCGCGAGCGCCGTCGGCGGCAGGACACCGGGCGCCGCGGCCGTCGTGGACACCCCCGGCGGCCAGGAGGTGACCAAGGGCGCGCCGACGGCCGTACGGACCGCCGTGACCGCCGGCACCCGTGACGCACGGGACGTCTCGGTGACGCTGTCCGCCCCCAGGGGCTGGACCGCCTCGGCGCCGGTGCACCAGCGGCGGATCGCGGCCGGCACCACCCTGCACGAGACGCAGACGCTCACCGCGCCCCAGGACGCCGTCAGCGCGGACCCGGTCACCGTCACCGCGACCGTCCGCTACCGCGCGGCCGGGGCATGGCGGACGGCGGTGCACCGGTTCGAGGTACGGGCCGTACCGCGGGCACCCGCCGGGGACACCTGGGCGAGCGATCTGGAGTGGCTGAGCGCCACCAACGGATACGGTCCGGCCGAACGCGACCGCAGTAACGGGGAGTCGGGGGCGGCGGACGGCGCTCCGCTCACCCTCGCCGGGAAGACCTACGCCAAGGGCATCGGGGCGCACGCCGACTCGGACCTGGAGTTCTTCACCGGCGGGCGCTGTTCGTCCGTCACCGCGGACGTGGGCGTCGACGACGAGATCGCCGACTACGGCGAGGTCGCCTTCTCGGTGGAGGCGGACGGCAAGGTGCTGTGGACCTCACCGAAACTGACCGGGACCTCGGCGCCGGTGGCGGTGGACGTGCCGCTCGGCGGCGCCCGGCACGTGCGGCTCAAGGTGACCGACACCGACGGCAAGAAGTCCGGCGATCACGGCGACTGGGCGGGGGCGCGCTTCCACTGTGCGCGCTGA
- a CDS encoding PAC2 family protein: MIELEGVPELIDPVMVAAFEGWNDAGDAASAAVAHLDREWKGEVFAALDAEDYYDFQVNRPTVFLDGGVRKITWPTTRLSVVRIGDANGKGRARDLVLVRGIEPSMRWRSFCNEILGFAHELGVEMLVVLGSLLGDTPHTRPVPVSGVTSDAELASRLDLEESRYEGPTGIVGILQEACTHAGVPAVSLWAAVPHYVSQPPNPKASLALLNRLEDLLDVRIPLGELSEDARAWQLGVDQLAAEDGEVAEYVQSLEEARDTADLPEASGEAIAREFERYLRRRDPQAGPGVATEGGLADGSFHRDPTGGRTRPPRPAPKEPREHRPGDDTGAGPQDPGPDKGATDSDGAAAAGGADAADSAKPEDGPEDSGS, encoded by the coding sequence GTGATCGAGCTCGAGGGGGTGCCCGAGCTGATCGACCCGGTCATGGTGGCCGCGTTCGAAGGCTGGAACGACGCCGGCGACGCCGCCTCCGCCGCGGTCGCACATCTGGACCGGGAGTGGAAGGGCGAGGTCTTCGCCGCGCTCGACGCGGAGGACTATTACGACTTCCAGGTGAACCGTCCCACCGTCTTCCTGGACGGCGGCGTACGCAAGATCACGTGGCCCACGACCCGGCTCTCCGTCGTCCGTATCGGCGACGCGAACGGCAAGGGGCGGGCACGCGACCTCGTCCTGGTCCGCGGTATCGAGCCCAGCATGCGCTGGCGCTCGTTCTGCAACGAGATCCTCGGTTTCGCCCATGAGCTGGGTGTGGAGATGCTGGTGGTGCTGGGCTCGCTGCTCGGCGACACCCCGCACACCCGCCCGGTCCCGGTCAGCGGAGTCACCTCCGACGCGGAACTCGCGAGCCGCCTGGACCTGGAGGAGTCCCGTTACGAGGGCCCGACGGGCATCGTCGGCATCCTCCAGGAGGCGTGCACCCATGCCGGCGTCCCGGCGGTGAGCCTGTGGGCCGCGGTACCGCACTATGTGTCGCAGCCGCCCAACCCGAAGGCCAGCCTCGCCCTGCTCAACCGCCTGGAGGACCTCCTCGACGTGCGTATCCCGCTCGGCGAGCTGAGCGAGGACGCCCGCGCCTGGCAGCTGGGCGTGGACCAGCTGGCGGCCGAGGACGGTGAGGTCGCCGAGTACGTCCAGTCCCTGGAGGAGGCGCGGGACACCGCGGATCTGCCGGAGGCGTCCGGTGAGGCCATCGCCCGCGAGTTCGAGCGCTATCTGCGCCGCCGGGACCCGCAGGCCGGCCCGGGAGTGGCGACCGAGGGCGGGCTCGCCGACGGCTCCTTCCACCGCGACCCCACCGGCGGCCGCACCCGCCCGCCCCGTCCGGCGCCCAAGGAGCCGCGCGAGCACCGTCCCGGCGACGACACCGGCGCCGGCCCCCAGGACCCGGGCCCCGACAAGGGCGCCACGGACTCCGACGGCGCGGCCGCGGCCGGCGGTGCGGACGCCGCCGACTCCGCGAAACCGGAGGACGGCCCCGAGGACAGCGGGAGCTGA
- a CDS encoding enolase C-terminal domain-like protein, with protein MAGSDTLTALECHDIRFPTSDRLDGSDAMNPDPDYSAAYVVLRTTGGPQGHGLCFTIGRGNEVMAAAIRSLAPHLAGRPAPATAADLAALHHDLTHDSQLRWLGPEKGVMQMATGAVVNAAWDLAARRAGLPVWEFLATLTPEELVSLVDFRYLSDALTPGEALALLRAAAPGRAQRTARLRAEGYPAYTTSPGWLGHDDRTLVRLAREAVAAGFGQIKLKVGANLDDDRRRLRLARDAVGPGVRIAVDANQRWDVPEAVRWMTALAPYAPYWIEEPTSPDDVLGHAAVRAGQPVKVATGEHVANRVLFKQLLQAGAVDFVQIDAARVAGVNDNLAILLLAAKYGVPVCPHAGGVGLCELVQHLAMFDFVAVSGTWEDRVIEYVDHLHDHFSDPVVLERGRYRAPAAPGFSARMKPASLAAHRFPDGPLWRARRLRPGRPGTQEPGTQEVTA; from the coding sequence ATGGCCGGTTCCGATACCCTCACCGCGCTCGAATGCCACGACATCCGCTTCCCCACCTCGGACCGGCTCGACGGCTCGGACGCCATGAACCCGGACCCCGACTACTCCGCCGCCTATGTCGTGCTCCGCACCACCGGCGGCCCGCAGGGACACGGCCTCTGCTTCACCATAGGACGCGGCAACGAGGTCATGGCCGCCGCGATCCGGTCGCTCGCACCGCACCTCGCCGGCCGCCCCGCGCCCGCCACCGCCGCCGATCTCGCCGCGCTCCACCACGACCTCACCCATGACTCCCAGCTGCGCTGGCTCGGCCCCGAAAAAGGCGTGATGCAGATGGCGACCGGCGCGGTGGTCAACGCCGCCTGGGACCTGGCCGCCCGCCGGGCCGGCCTGCCGGTGTGGGAGTTCCTGGCCACGCTGACCCCCGAGGAGCTGGTCTCGCTCGTCGACTTCCGCTACCTCTCTGACGCGCTGACCCCCGGCGAGGCCCTCGCCCTCCTGCGCGCCGCCGCACCGGGCCGGGCTCAGCGCACCGCCCGCCTCCGGGCCGAGGGCTACCCCGCCTACACCACCTCGCCCGGCTGGCTCGGCCACGACGACCGCACGCTGGTGCGGCTGGCGCGCGAGGCGGTGGCCGCCGGCTTCGGACAGATCAAGCTGAAGGTGGGCGCGAACCTCGACGACGACCGGCGGCGGCTGCGGCTCGCCCGGGACGCGGTCGGCCCCGGCGTACGGATCGCGGTCGACGCCAACCAGCGCTGGGACGTGCCCGAGGCCGTGCGCTGGATGACCGCGCTGGCGCCGTACGCCCCCTACTGGATCGAGGAACCCACCAGCCCGGACGACGTCCTGGGGCACGCCGCGGTGCGCGCCGGCCAGCCGGTGAAGGTCGCCACCGGGGAGCATGTCGCCAACCGGGTGCTCTTCAAGCAGCTGTTGCAGGCCGGCGCCGTGGACTTCGTGCAGATCGACGCGGCGCGGGTGGCCGGGGTCAACGACAACCTCGCGATCCTGCTGCTGGCCGCGAAGTACGGCGTTCCGGTCTGCCCGCACGCGGGCGGGGTGGGGCTGTGCGAGCTGGTGCAGCACCTCGCGATGTTCGACTTCGTGGCGGTCTCCGGGACCTGGGAGGACCGGGTGATCGAGTATGTCGACCACCTCCACGACCACTTCAGCGATCCGGTCGTCCTCGAGCGCGGCCGCTACCGCGCCCCGGCCGCCCCCGGCTTCTCGGCCCGGATGAAGCCCGCCTCGCTCGCCGCCCACCGCTTTCCCGACGGGCCCCTGTGGCGCGCCCGCCGGTTGCGGCCGGGCCGGCCCGGCACCCAGGAGCCCGGCACCCAGGAGGTCACCGCATGA
- a CDS encoding SDR family NAD(P)-dependent oxidoreductase — protein MSTAPPTGRPPADFTGLAALVTGGASGIGAATAALLRDRGARVAVLDRDPSGAPAGTIRIPADVTDDGAVRDGVARAVAELGALHTLVGNAGIGAVGTVEDNDDAEWHRVLDVNVLGLVRCARAALPALRRAAAGAPGRVSVTHTCSIAATAGLPRRALYAAAKGAVLSLTLAMAADHLREGIRVNCVNSGTADTPWIGRLLAGADDPAAERAALHARQPMGRMVTAGEVAAAIASLASPAASGITGTALAVDGGMQGLRLRPAT, from the coding sequence ATGAGTACCGCACCACCCACCGGCCGGCCGCCGGCCGACTTCACGGGCCTGGCCGCCCTCGTCACCGGCGGCGCCTCCGGCATCGGCGCGGCCACCGCCGCACTCCTGCGCGACCGCGGCGCCCGGGTCGCCGTCCTGGACCGTGACCCCTCCGGCGCCCCCGCCGGGACGATCCGGATCCCGGCCGATGTCACCGACGACGGCGCGGTACGGGACGGCGTCGCCCGGGCGGTGGCCGAACTCGGCGCGCTGCACACCCTCGTCGGCAACGCCGGCATCGGCGCCGTCGGCACCGTCGAGGACAACGACGACGCCGAGTGGCACCGGGTCCTGGACGTGAACGTGCTGGGCCTGGTGCGCTGCGCCCGCGCCGCGCTCCCGGCACTGCGCCGCGCCGCCGCCGGGGCCCCGGGCCGGGTGTCCGTCACCCACACCTGTTCCATCGCCGCCACCGCCGGGCTGCCGCGGCGCGCGCTGTACGCCGCCGCCAAGGGCGCGGTCCTCTCGCTGACCCTCGCCATGGCCGCCGACCACCTTCGTGAGGGCATCCGCGTCAACTGCGTCAACTCGGGCACCGCCGACACCCCGTGGATCGGCCGGCTGCTGGCGGGCGCCGACGACCCGGCCGCCGAGCGCGCCGCGCTGCACGCCCGTCAGCCGATGGGCCGGATGGTCACCGCCGGCGAAGTGGCTGCCGCCATCGCCTCGCTGGCGTCCCCGGCGGCCTCCGGTATCACCGGGACGGCACTCGCCGTGGACGGGGGGATGCAGGGGCTGCGGCTGCGGCCCGCCACCTGA